ATTTGGGTCTATAACAGCCGTTTCAACGCCATCAAGATTACGCTTTGAGTATAAAACGTAATGGTTCTGAAGCCCTTCGTTTTTTAAGATAAAATAGCGTTCCTTACATTTTTTTGGAAGGGTTTGAGTTGGGTAATTCCATGTTTCCTCAAGCCTGCTTAATATTTTTTCGCGGTCGGGTATTTTATCGAGATATGAACGAGTTAGCAGGTTTTGCGCATCAGTCCAGGTTTGAACATCCGGGTCATCGGTATCCTCCAGCCAGCGATAAGGGTCGGGCACAACTACGCCGTGAAGCGTATCAGCCACATCGACTGTTTTAGAAACAGGATAATCCGGCCTGCCGGATGGCGGACCCTCTGAACATGAAATTAATGTTGATATAGCAATAACTAACGGCATAATAAAATACACATTCCTGTTCATTTTTCATTCCTTTGTTTTTGTTTAATCATGGCGGCGCTCGCAAGTTAAAATTTATAGAATACGATTAATAATAATATAAAAACATTTTGAATGAAATAGAAATTTTATTGGAGTTTTCCCCGAAAAACCGACGCATCAATGGTATCCTGCCCTCCGGATTGTTAATATAAGATTTAGGGTGATTGGTGTACGTCCTCGCGCGCGCCAACATTTTATTGTTTCCCCCGTGAACAGGGTTAGGGTTTAAACAAGAACTACGCTGCGAGTTCATAAACTATTATTTCCCTCTTGAGAGAGGATAGGGGTGTGTTCTTAACTTTAAATGTTCAACATAATTTCAACTCTGGCTGCCAAGCGCTGTTTGACAGCCAGAGTTTGCTTGTCGGCAATCTGAGGAATACATACCGTAAGTATTCTTTGGCATTAGAAAACGTTATTTTAAAAACTTGCCGTTTTTGAAAAAGAGCTGGCCATCGGCATACATAGCACCCTTTTTCCGCAAATCACAAATCATATCCCAATGTAGAGCTGATTTATTCTTGCCGCCGGATTCGGGATATGAATCGCCCATCGCCATATGGAAAGTGCCGCCGATTTTTTCATCATAGAGAATATTACGGGTAAATTTCTTGATACCGAAATTTGTGCCTATTGCCACTTCGCCAAGGTATCTCGAACCTTTATCCATATCGAGCATGGCATTCATGAAATCTTCCCCATGGGCGGCAGTCGCTTTGACAACCTTGCCGTTTTTCATTTCAATCCTGACATCATTAACCTCCCTGCCGGAATAAACAGCGGGGAAAGTAAATCGAATATGACCGTTAGCCGAGTTTTCAATAGGGGCGGTAAACACCTCGCCATCAGGGAAATTATTATTACCGTCGCAGTTTATCCATTTCCGTCCGCCAACGTTGAAAGTGAGATCCGTATCAGGCGCAACAAGACGAATCACTTTTTTCTTTTTGAGATAATTAATAAGACGACCGTTATATTTTGACATCTTTTTCCACTCTGCAATCGGGTCTTTCGTATCAAGCATACAAGCGCCATATACAAAATCCTCATAATCCGAAAGCGACATACCGGCATCCTGAGCGGCCGCATTTGTCGGCATCAGGGTGCCAACCCATGACAGCTCACCTTTAGCCGCCCTGATAGAGAATCGCCGCATGATTTTAGTTTGTGATTTATGAGCCAATACCTGCTTTTGAGGATTTACGCCAGATAAAAATTTAGTGTTGCTGGGCGAGCGTATTCCTATAAGTGTGTCGAGTTTTTCTATTTCGTATTTGGCTATAGGCGAAACGAAAGTCAGCTGGTCTTTTTTTGCATTTTTTAAAAATATCTCATCGATATCCTCTACGGTGATTTTCATATAAGGGTTAGCGCCAATTGCTAAACATTCGGCAACAAGCTCTTTTAGAAGCGGGATAGCCTCAACACCGCCAATTAATTTAACCAACTGATTTTTCTTTACATTGCAGCTATAATGCAAAAGCACATAAGCAAATTTCGCTAATCTTGAATCCGGCATTACCATCTCCTTTTTTTTTGTATTTATTTTAACATGCAT
Above is a window of Candidatus Zixiibacteriota bacterium DNA encoding:
- a CDS encoding aminopeptidase → MPDSRLAKFAYVLLHYSCNVKKNQLVKLIGGVEAIPLLKELVAECLAIGANPYMKITVEDIDEIFLKNAKKDQLTFVSPIAKYEIEKLDTLIGIRSPSNTKFLSGVNPQKQVLAHKSQTKIMRRFSIRAAKGELSWVGTLMPTNAAAQDAGMSLSDYEDFVYGACMLDTKDPIAEWKKMSKYNGRLINYLKKKKVIRLVAPDTDLTFNVGGRKWINCDGNNNFPDGEVFTAPIENSANGHIRFTFPAVYSGREVNDVRIEMKNGKVVKATAAHGEDFMNAMLDMDKGSRYLGEVAIGTNFGIKKFTRNILYDEKIGGTFHMAMGDSYPESGGKNKSALHWDMICDLRKKGAMYADGQLFFKNGKFLK